Genomic window (Cucumis sativus cultivar 9930 chromosome 2, Cucumber_9930_V3, whole genome shotgun sequence):
tctttttttgataagtaataaaataacacaaagTTCGTTCATCTTGGTACGGTTTCCATTTTGCATTTCTTGGACTTATGGCTTAGAAGAGTTATTGGGATAAAGAAGTTcatttagtattttgtttctGGTAATCCAATTCCCTTGGAATACACTGTTTTGGTTATGGTATGCATGATTGTTAAAAACCGATGATAGGTGTTTCATGTTTCCCTATGATGGTTTGGTTGGACATGCTAGTTTAGGGAAATAGCTTTTTTGGAAATTGGGATGCATAAAATTGGAATTTGCGAGGcttctttgttattttgatcCTGTGGAATATGATCATCTCTTtacttcaaacaaaaaatatacttaGCCTTACgctgtaattaatttatttatctacATATTTTCTGTCATGTAAATTCTAGAGGGAagagaaacaagaagaagagctGGAAATTACTCACAGGGTTTTCTTGGATGTTGATATTGAAGAACAGAGATTAGGTAAACTCCCTTTGCCTACACTTTACTTTTTTCCTACGTATAGAATTATTGTCAAATGGTAAGGCAGGGTACCGCTGTCGTCTCTTGTGAGTATAACTGGATTTGAACTTGAGCCATGGAAGCTCACATTATAtgaagtttttgtttgtaaaaGGAAACACTCAAGCTTTATTGCTTGGATTTTTAAATTCCTCAACCATTTGATCTTTTGCCCTCCTTCAATTCTTGTTTGACATTTCTAaatcctttctttcttctctctttgtaGGTAGAATCGTGATTGGATTATATGGGCAGGTTGTACCCAAAACTGTAGGTATGTGCTTCCATCACTGTATAATTGATTTAAACCGAATGGAGCCTTATGCTTGCTCTATTATCTCTCAGTTTATTGTTGAACCAAACGCATGTTCATGAACGTGCATACACTTTGAACAATGTACTAGTACCCACTATGTTAGATTTTCAATGCCTTCAATCAAACTGATTTTTTCAGTGGAATCAAGATCTTGCCTTGACTTCCACCTTATGTGGAAAAGGGTAAATTGAACTCAAAGTTCTACTTCTCAGTTTTTAAGTTGCATGGCCAAGGTAGAAAAGGTTTCAAGTTCAACAAGCAGTAAGTTCTTCACCATGCTCCTTGAGGATGTATTCAGTTACCTTGAAACTGAAGAGTAGTCTTGGAAGTGTGACTAGAACTTATGGATGCTTTGCCTTATTTCCACTTGTCTTTTGCCAATATTCTTGGTGGGTGATTGTTTATTGATTGTATTCTGCAATGGAATTCTCAAGTCTCCAGTTTGAACTTGCAATATGCCTAATTCTAACTTGTGTTCTTCTCTGCAGAAAATTTCAGGGCTCTGTGCACAGGTATGATCAATCTTGTATTCCTTACCTTCTACCTAATTtagttttctcattttctgACTTGCtctaaaattctaaatacaGGGGAGAATGGTAAAACTACAAGTGGAAAAGCACTCCATTATAAAGGAACACTGTTCCACCGTATCGTATCTGGTTTCGTGATTCAAGGTGGTGATATTTTATATGGTGATGGAAAAGGATATGAATCAATTTATGGTGGTACATTTGCTGATGAGAACTTCAGAATAAAACATTCACATGCAGGTCTTGAGCCCCAGGCTTTCAAATGGCCTGTTAACTTCATTCTTAGTTTGTTGACTCAATAGTTTCACATCTTCATTATTAATGGATATCTTGTTACACAGGTGTTGTCTCCATGGTAAACTCAGGACCTGATTCAAATGGCTCACAATTTTTCATTACCACTATTAAGTCCAGCTGGTACTATTTTCTAtccaaatattatttgatGATTTTCAACTGTTGGAAATGAGAGTATtgaatataactttttttattttttatttttgaagagTTCCTATGTATTAGAAAACGAAAGTTGAATTTGAACTAATAATATGGTTTGAGATCCAGATGCTTGGTCAATGGTAAAGTGTCCTAGATGATGCAAGCTGTCGTATATGTACACTTTTCAGGTTAGATGGAGAGCACGTCGTCTTTGGCAAGGTTATCCAAGGAATGGACTACGTATATGCAATTGAAGGCGGAGCAGGAACCTATAGCGGGAAACCTAGAAAGAAGGTTACCATTGCTGACAGTGGAGAGATACCCAAGAGCAAGTGGGATGAGGAAGCATGAACGTGGTTGCTATTAACAACAGAAAATTTTcgtttattaattcttttttccttttatggtTTTCAAGTTTCTTTTGATACGCCCCTAATGTCTACTTGTATGTATAAACAATATTATAGAAGTCATGTTGAACCCAAGGTACAAGAGATTTAGACTCTCTTAGATGTATGTAGCATTCATCAATCCAAGTTTTATCAAGCTTAAGGTTTTGTAGTCCACTGATGTtgtagtttgatttttctctgCAGCAATATTGCTTAAATGATTAATCTACAAGACAAAAGTACCATCTAAACCTAGAGAACTTACCCTGAAATTATTccctttcttttgttgtttgagGTATACGTATATCTATTTTCTGGATGATTTGGAATATTGTTGAaggtataaatatttgttgagTGCAGTTCAAGCGCTCATTTGCAAGCGCTatcataaaagtttaaatattatactCGGAgctgaaagaagaagaaattggaaCTTCgagactttttcttttgtacaaCAGACAATGAAACTTCAGAAATGCtggaactaaaatatttattctgtAGAACAACACAAACTACAAACACTGTTCACTTAGTTCAAGCTTACAACAAACTCCTTGGAAGTACTCTAACTTCCTGAAATATGGAGTTTATGATAAACTACCTCGGAACTTGCAAGCTATTTTGAGTTCTTCAGGTGGTTTCTCACCAGCAAATCCACTGTCAACCCAAGCAGAGTAGCCTCCTCCCATGTTATTCACATGCTCGAAGCCCTGAAATTTCTCACTAAATCTCATTATTActtatccttttcttttgcagGTCTAGTCAACCTTGCAAATTAGTTCTAGCATCTCAAATCTTACCGCGTTAAGAAGATCGACGCAAGCACGAAGGCCTCTACCACCTCTGTTGCAATTCTGCACAAataggtaaatattttgcaatttgtttcaatattacttttaaatctGCATTGGGATATAAAAGTAGCAACACCGAGgaatagtttttcttcttacCACCACTATATGATCTTCCTTCTTTAATATGGATGTAACTTGTGCTAGAAAGTCGGGATTCTTTACTTGACCTGTTTATTAGCAAACTGTCAGATTCTATAGGATCAAACATACGAGAGTTGATCTAAGAAAATGCATCTAGGTCAATGCTTAGCAGTGAAAACATCCTAAAACTGTAGAGTTTAGTTACTTTTAGAACAAAATCATACAGGGACAGCTGGTTATTACCTTCTGGGGTGAAGAACACGTAGGGAACATTTAGTGCATTCTCAACATGGCCTTTGTTATACTCTTCAACTGTCCTGCAACCAAAACCATCTCTTCAGTTATTTAGCTTCATTAcctttgattatatatatttatatataagccGACCTAACATCCAAACAGAGGCGACCCTTTTCTAAGAGATCTTTGGCAACTTGAACATCGACTGTCCTGCAGATTGGGAGTGAATAAATGAGTTAAtttcaaactctttttttGCATAGTAAATGTGAGGTTACATTCCTACGAGTTAAGGAAATGGCAACATGGTTGATAAGATTAACCTCTCCATCTTTTGAAAGAGCAAAGAGATTCTTTGTTTCGGCTTTTCCTCTTCCTTGTTAGATTGGATCCATTCCTTAAGAACCAaaagattttataaatgatcAAGATTGTAAAATGCAAGCTTTTGGTTGACTTTGATCATTTCAAGTTATGCTGAATTCATAATGtaattattgattaaaattcttgaatgtttaattaacaaataggcttaaattttcattttcatcaccatttgtatatatatatatataatattaacgATCGgttctaaattattttcatgatTGGACTTTACGTATCTGacttttggttctttttttaaggAGAAAACGATAAGTTTTTATATGGTTAGTTTGTTGGTCAACCATTGATTATCCTTGAAGTTCATTGTTGGAAacaattgaattttgatagtGAATTTGTTAGATTGTATCCCTTTCATTTGTCTTTTCTCGTGGGCTATTCCTGCCTTCATCCCATAAAGAAATGGAGGAAGAAATGGAAGCATGGATGGAGACGGAGATGGAGACGGAGACGGAGATCATTCAAAGTGAATCTCTTGTTGATCTTGATTATAAAACTactcttttaaaacttttgtattAGAGAGTATAGAAAGGAACACACTTATATAGTTAGCACACTCAAGTTTAAAGTGTTTTTAACTTAAacgatttaaaaattaatggcGTAATTTCTTTTAGAGTGCTTGAATCTCGTTGATTCATTGAACTTTTTTGGTGAAGGATAATTAcacttctaatattttgtcaaaaactCAACAATCTTTACACGCTGTAATACCTACGTTAGTAcatgaaatgtttaatttagCTAAGCCCATAAAAATACTCTCATTTAGTTTAAGGTGGTTGAAATTGAATCTTTATAATATCCTTCCTTCGACAGTGGCTTCTGTTGCATGTAATTGTGGCGATGTTAGAGTAATTTACTATGATTGAGGCTACAAGAACATCTTACCACACACAACTCAATTATTCTTCGACCCAAAACTCAAGCCTCGTTTCACCAACCATCAACATTTCCTACAACATTTCCTACAGATGTATGATTTTAAATGTATTGCATGGTGTAGTTGTCTAACATTAAGGTGTCTTGTGAATATCAAAGCTCCAATTGTCTTAGTTTGAATATTCCTATTTGCCACATCTCCATATATTACAAAGTCAAATAAACATTGAATAATTTGCAATTATGATACATACctgagttttaattttttcataattgaGATTTAttagctcttttttttttttttttctttttgcaataataaaagtttccAAAAATAATTCACTCTCTTATAATAACCTTTTTTTGGTACaacttcatattttaattctttttactaattaatattttttagattaaattgCAGGTTAaacacataattaaaaattatgaaatctaTTGTACACcgacaacaaaaaaaaccattaCTTACATgttaaaaacaaacttaatcacaaacttgtaatatttctttaattgtaATAAGACTCATTGTCCACGGATACAAGTATCAGTTAAGTTTATGTTGACGTAAATctgtaatttaatattattaaaataatccatacaaacatttttagattttgaatctaattattatttgaaatattgtcCGTTTAGTCTCAAGTAGAGTTtcgttttaatttaaaaatgtaacaattttAAGTTAGAATGGATCTAGATACTCTAATTTTTACTAAAGAGCAACTTTAGATCCACATTTTAAAGAACTTTGAATTCTAAATGGTGAGATCTacttattaacttttaaaaaaacaattagaataataataatttgtttagtATCTCCATTTTTCAccaatgttaaaattaattttataacttttacttcataattattttaaattgtaaaacctatgtttttaaattgtaaaacctaagttgaaacaattttaaaattcaaatacacaATCGAAACTTtcgaaaaattatttttcctttttagtaatttactctgttttgaaatattaggATTTTGAGAGATTtcaattaataacaaattgtaaataaattttgttgttttgtttgttatacACATGGGAcataatgattttaaaatgactttaaatctttcaaatcttttttattctaaacaaaattattaattttaaatcgtTTGTTCGATTTTATTGGCAAATTCAAAGTGAGTAACATagaggttaaattacaaaaaattcCCTCTGTGACTAAAAGATactcttaaactttcaaaagtttaaaaaatacctttaaactttaaaaacagctaaaaacaacttaattaattttggatggaaattggtaaaattttgtttaaaaaataaccctaaactattaaaaagtttcataaatacatgtgagctaaaaaaaaagactaaaaaacACTCTCATTCGTTCAAATTTTACACCTATTTTCTCactaaccaaaattttaagcCAAAaccatagttttaaatttatttaactattaatCGAGATGGATATATTCCGAACACAATCAATcttattagttatttattttaattaatacagttaattgtcaaataagaatgtatttgactataatttattaacgtgagaatttttttttcttgactaattactattttagaatgttttaaggagacatttttattttaaagtttggtgagattttatattttaaccaaagtttaaaatatgaatgttGATGGGTACATTGAAGTATTAgttttagagaaatttaaaagcaaatttaaattggtaaataaatatttattttgtataattaatgatttttttgtaaaatgtaaTTGAAATATGAATGTATCCCTCCTATCAATATACTTAtggatataaatttaaacaacgATTTTAACTTGCAAAGAAATTGGGTGTAAATACAAAAgtatttttgaactttttaaatttaaaggtgTTTATGGAATTTTTGAATAGTagagaaatatttttgaaacaaatttgtATGGAAGATGAACTAAAGTTTGAAGCTTTTGGAAAGTTTTAGGCATTTTTTAGGTTTGACACAAAAATTTAGCCCAACACTCCATGATCCGCacaaacaaattgaaaaagaaagaaaaaaaaggatgagCATAGTGATGATGGAGAGAGGTACGTGGCTTACAATCAGCTTAATCCACTGTGAAACGTCTCCACCTTCTTCCTTCCTTTCAATGGAGCTTCACCATCTTTACTGAAATCCAAAGCTCCTTTTTCACATTCCCTTCTTCTTTACCTTACACTGTAAATTAAAACCATGTCCTTTCATccctttctccttctttcCTAATCCAATTCCACCCTTTGCTTCCCCCTTCCCTCTTCACTCCCATGGCTTCCTCTGAAGAACCCAACAAACCCACTTCCCTTTTCGACTCCTCCTCATCCTCCTCTCAGCCCCTTCTCTCCAATTCCCCTGCTTCTCTCTTCCCTTACCCTTCCATTGATGACCCACCTCACAGCAATCCCCATGAATCCGACCCTTCTCAGTTCCTTCAGATCTCCTACAACTATGGCCACAGACCTTTCAAGGATGTTCCAATCCttgttcttttccttctttttgttctttcctCATTTGGGTTTGGGATTTTCGCCTCTTTCAATCGAAATATCCATTACCCTGATCTCTCTTTCTATCACTTTGATTCTAAAACCTCCAATTGTGTTATGACGAACtcgctttcttcttcttccttcatttGGGTCTCTCTTTACTCCCCTTCTTCCTCTGTTTTCAAATCCTTGATTTGGACCCTTGTTGTTACTTTGGTTCTTAGCTTACCCAtttgctttcttttacttctctTGCTCAAACACTACACCAGACAGATTGTCTACGCTTTACTTCCTTTCTTTGTTCTCGTTCCTATCTTCATCAATGTTTATTGGTTTGTTGCTTGTACGGTCAACCCCACTTGCAGTAATGACTTCCCGATGGTGTATAGGATTTTAGTTCTCATCTTCATATTCTTGGTGATTGGGGTAATTGTGTGGATTTTCATCGTTAATTGGCATCGAATTGAGCTTACGATTCAAATAATTGGGGTTGCTTCGGATGCATTGTCGATGAATCTGGGTTTGTTTGTGGCTATACCGAGTATGACACTGGGGCTTTTGATTTATTATGCGCCAATCGTTCTGTTCTTGGTGTTTGCAAGGATGAATGGGAAAATTTTACCCCATCACCATGTATCAAGTGGAGAGTACAGTTGTGTTTGGAAGGAAGATAAATGGGTACCTGCTTACTATGCTTTGGCGATTCTTACAATGTTGTGGTCTGGTGCTGTAATGGTGGAAGGACAAGTTTATGTGATTAGTGGTACCATATCGCAGTGGTATTTCTCGAAAGAAGAGGACGACACTCCACGACGGAGCATTAGAAAGTCTTTAAGGTTAGTTTCTACTAACTTTTGTACTCTTTATCACTTTCTTTGCATGCTGTGTTTTATCATTGGAAATAAGGATGGAGTTTGTAAGGTATGATTTTGTATGGACTAGATGAAGAATGATCTGTATATATATGAGTTCGTTGACCTCAATTGAGTTAAGCTGCTCTGGTATTACTGATAAGGAAAATGGAGATCTTGCTCACGTTGACATTGATAACACccatctaaaagaaaaaaaatgaatttcgGAACACACGCACAACAATCTCTTTAATGATGCCCCAAGTCTTTTTGATTGGTGGAATCATCCAGATCAAGTGTCTTCTTCTCACGAAAGCCATCATTGCTCTGAGAAGTCAAAACCTCCTCAATGAAAGGGACTTCAAACTTTTTACAGTTTTTCTTTAGGATGGTGCTGCTGATTCACCCTCCACATGTTAGAGAACCTGTTCGCATTTTTAGTGTTGAGGTGAACTAAGAAGAGGATAAACTCTGGTTCAATGCCCTTTTCAGTAACTAGACTTACCACAAAGCCATTTCCCTTAATGTTAGGAGCTGGATTCTTATAGTAtgcttcttttaaaaattactcgTTTGGTTTTGGATGGTGAAAGGATCACGGGGATAGCCAAGGTTCAAATTAGAGTAGAAGCTAAAGTTTTGGGGTCCTAGACCAAGGATTGTATTAGAAACATGCCTGGAGGCTTGTGTGAAAGctgaaaaaaaagaggagcTGGAGGAGAAGACTAATAAATCTGATAACAAAGAGGAGGCAAGGTGTTAAAAAGAACCTTACAAGAAATTGATTTGAATCAACTGTTGCAGCTAATGGAGCAACaagtgaaagaagaaaaccaagTAGGTGAGGGTGGTTATTCAAAAGAGACACAGAAAAGTTATGTGATATAATGTGTAGGAAATTGGTGTTGTTTGAGTTAGAAAGAGTGGGCTGGGTTGAGTTGAATGTGAGGTTGCATTTCAAAAGTGAACTTTTCCTACTCAATGGAAAGGCAAGTGGAAAGATAGTGGCTTCGCAAGGGAATCCCATCTCCCTGCCtttttttgtgattatttCTAATGTATTGAGTCAGTTGCTAGACCAAGGAATAAATATTTGCCTGCTGGAAAGCTTTCATATTGGTAATGAGAGAATGCATccatactttttttcttttttcttcttttttttttgggggggggcGGGGTTGGGTGGAGAGGGGTGTGTGCAATTATGTCAACAATTTTTGAACTGTTGGAGATCGTGGAAGTGCTCTGGGAATGCTGAGCCTTGCTGAGTTGTCAGTCCAAGAGTGTACTTATAGTTGCTGGCTAATGATCTTCTTGCATTCTGAAGACTGTTGATTTTTGTAGTCACTGTAGGAAAGAATTTTGAGGAAGCTTTCAAATTGGAAGAATTGGACTACATAGGGGCCATCTGGCCTTGCCCCTTCTATGATATCCAAGCATTTTTAAGCTATTCCTTATTAATTTTGAGCTGAAAGAACGGGATAGATAGAAGATTGATCAATTTCCTGTTGTGGGGCATAAACGTTGCAAGTTGAGTAATAGAATTGGTGCATTGCTTCAGTTCCATTAGAAAAGGAGGCTTTGGCCTGTGGGAGTTTaacaaagagaaagaaagccTTGTTGCTTAAATGGTTATGGAGAGTCTTGAAGGAGCAATGGAACTTTTGTTCAAGGACTTTATGTGGTTCACTCTGGTTATATGGAGAGTCCTGAAGGTTTCAAATTTGTGAGTGAAATattgtaaaacaaaagaattgaatcaaaattttcttaactcTTAAGCTTGGAGAACATAACAGCATATGTTTTTTGGGGAGATAATGGCGCTTTAATCACCTTGCGAAGTTCATATTGCCTAAAGTTCATGGCCTGGCAGTTCAAAAAAAGATGAATGTCTGAGTTACAGGGGATTATGAAATCAGGTCTTGGGGAGTTGGGTAGTACTGAGGCAAAACCTTGTACCTGAACTAGAACTTCAAGTTATTTTGCAGTTTGTTGGGTTGAAAGTTGTTAGCAAGTCTTCTCGAGCTCAAGATCCTTTTTGCCTTTTCTTGGTGTTTCCTCTCCATTCATTTTGAAGCTATTAGTGTGGAAGTCTTCCACTGAATTTGGGttttttattggaaaacaCTATTTTTGCTTTGTagttatttctcttttttggtTTGAGATCTAGAGGAGTTTGGCTTGTTTgtattgttattttgattgatcttttagtcatttttgtcatttttgctcctagtataattctcttgtactttgagcattagtctcatttttttgttatcattaataaagaggctcatttccatttcaaaaaatatatataaccaacaattataacaaattcCATAGCTAATTACTAATATTCACTTAATACTTTAATAACACCCTAATACCATTCCTATCATTATCCAAAGCAATAATATTTGGACCCTTCATCCATCAGAGAACTTCTCCATTAAATCACTATTCAGGAAACTTGCAGGCTTGAGGTGTTTGGGTAGGTTTCTGAAGGGACATGTCAACAGTAACCCAGAAAGAGAAAGGTCCAGAGAAAgtaaatttcttctcttcaacTCTATCTGTGCAGGCACCAGTAGTTTCCTTCTTGGTCCAAAATGGTTTGTTTcaaggagaaaaaaaggttctccaatttttttaacaggGAACCAAACTTCTCTTGGGTGTTCTTGTGTTAAGTTTTCTTTCTAGTGTTTCCTTTCAAGATATAGGGTTTGAACTGCAATGCTTTTATATTACCTTGtctttttttcctccaaaCTTCGTCCTTATTTCCACTGATCTCCCAAATGGACTGTTTGTCCTCATCTCACTCAATTTTACTAGGCTAATTTAACTGTCACAGTGTTTGGGGCAATTGTGCATTATAGGCAAAGTTGATATTTGGAGGAGATTTGATGAACTCTCCCTTTCGTGGTAAAGGAGGAGTCTTGTGGTaggctttttctttttctgttatCTGGGGAGTGGGGACATTAGCTTGAGAGGAATAGTATAATTCTGTCACATATCATAAATGAACTGTAGAGTTAACTGTCTTCTCTcctagttttcttcttttgtggGTGGCATGGAGTTCTGAAAGCTTATCACATGATAGGCATAGGCGTAATAAAGGGTTAGGCTCTAATATGAAATCTGAGGTAGTAAAGATATGGAGAAATGGAGCTAATTTAAAAGAGAGGAAAACCAATTAGATCTGAGTTTGGCTTTGGTATCAGtacagaaaaaaaagggtaatGTTATGAGAAGGTTATTGAGGTGATATACTCTTGTTCATGTTtcttacataaatatattaatgacAACATGATTGGAAGTACATTTGAACGTTTTCTTACTTTTGTGATATGTCTTTGTCTTAGATTCAACTGCAGCCATTTTTTTATCGTTTGGAATTGGAAATGtcactaatttttttcatttcccCTAGCTTTTTTGCATTGGCTTATTTCCTAGTTTGATTGTATTAGTTAGCTGATTGACGAGCCTTCTCTTTCTTGATGAGAATGCCTCTTCTGCGACTGtcatttttccctttttttctttttaaatttcctCAGCTTATAGctataatatttatgaatgtttGAGATGGTTGCATAATTTTGTATCAAGACAATGTCTCATGTCAGACAAGgttgtatatatatgcataACAGTGATGAAGGTCTTAACAGGAGTAATGTCTCATTATCTGAGGAAATTAAGATTGTGGCATCATTTATGATTATTGATTCTTATGCTGGTCTTTGACCACTTGCAGGAATGCATTTGGCCCCTCTGCTGGCACTATATGTTTATCTGGATTACTAATTCTTGTGGTGCGTGTTGTTCGTGCTGTGGTTGATAGTGCAAGACAAGAAGATATTCCTGGGATGTTCAACCTTATTTTACGTTGCTGTGTAAATACATTTCTGGCAGCTGTTGACTATCTGAACAAATTTGCAATAACTTTTGCAGCAGTAACAGGTGAAGCTTACTGCTCATCTGCACGAATGACATACGAACTTTTGAAACGAAATCTCCTCTCAACTGTTTTCGTGGAGACAATCTCCACACGTTTGTTAGCTGGAATTGCCTTTGTCCTCTCAGCCATATATGCAATTGTGgtatgttaaaattttgttcacCTGTAGTTTTATGCTGCAAAAGCTTACAAACACCAACTTTTTCTATCCCCTTAGTCCTCTTTCTTATATTCCTTTCCAATTGTTGTATATTTGCAGGCTTGTGCTATCTTGCATGCTGTGAGCCATCTTGGGATTGATACATACTTCATTGCTGTTGCAGCATGGCTGCTCCTGATTGTAGTACTCACATTCTTTATCCACGTACTGGATAATGTAATCGAAACCGTATATGTTTGCTATGCTATTGACAGGGACAGAGGTGAAGTATGCAAACAAGATGTTCATGAAGTTTATGTTCATCTACCCATTAGCAGGAATCACAGATCATCAATGGCAACTACTTCACTCCttgt
Coding sequences:
- the LOC101216978 gene encoding peptidyl-prolyl cis-trans isomerase CYP21-1 isoform X1; its protein translation is MPRGFSLLYQPRCLLLFIVFLIFLVFVLFTHNQREEKQEEELEITHRVFLDVDIEEQRLGRIVIGLYGQVVPKTVENFRALCTGENGKTTSGKALHYKGTLFHRIVSGFVIQGGDILYGDGKGYESIYGGTFADENFRIKHSHAGVVSMVNSGPDSNGSQFFITTIKSSWLDGEHVVFGKVIQGMDYVYAIEGGAGTYSGKPRKKVTIADSGEIPKSKWDEEA
- the LOC101216978 gene encoding peptidyl-prolyl cis-trans isomerase CYP21-1 isoform X2, which gives rise to MVLEREEKQEEELEITHRVFLDVDIEEQRLGRIVIGLYGQVVPKTVENFRALCTGENGKTTSGKALHYKGTLFHRIVSGFVIQGGDILYGDGKGYESIYGGTFADENFRIKHSHAGVVSMVNSGPDSNGSQFFITTIKSSWLDGEHVVFGKVIQGMDYVYAIEGGAGTYSGKPRKKVTIADSGEIPKSKWDEEA
- the LOC101206068 gene encoding protein HIGH ARSENIC CONTENT 1, mitochondrial, translating into MERTVDVQVAKDLLEKGRLCLDVRTVEEYNKGHVENALNVPYVFFTPEGQVKNPDFLAQVTSILKKEDHIVVNCNRGGRGLRACVDLLNAGFEHVNNMGGGYSAWVDSGFAGEKPPEELKIACKFRGSLS
- the LOC101217219 gene encoding CTL-like protein DDB_G0288717, yielding MASSEEPNKPTSLFDSSSSSSQPLLSNSPASLFPYPSIDDPPHSNPHESDPSQFLQISYNYGHRPFKDVPILVLFLLFVLSSFGFGIFASFNRNIHYPDLSFYHFDSKTSNCVMTNSLSSSSFIWVSLYSPSSSVFKSLIWTLVVTLVLSLPICFLLLLLLKHYTRQIVYALLPFFVLVPIFINVYWFVACTVNPTCSNDFPMVYRILVLIFIFLVIGVIVWIFIVNWHRIELTIQIIGVASDALSMNLGLFVAIPSMTLGLLIYYAPIVLFLVFARMNGKILPHHHVSSGEYSCVWKEDKWVPAYYALAILTMLWSGAVMVEGQVYVISGTISQWYFSKEEDDTPRRSIRKSLRNAFGPSAGTICLSGLLILVVRVVRAVVDSARQEDIPGMFNLILRCCVNTFLAAVDYLNKFAITFAAVTGEAYCSSARMTYELLKRNLLSTVFVETISTRLLAGIAFVLSAIYAIVACAILHAVSHLGIDTYFIAVAAWLLLIVVLTFFIHVLDNVIETVYVCYAIDRDRGEVCKQDVHEVYVHLPISRNHRSSMATTSLLV